In Mycobacterium tuberculosis H37Rv, a single window of DNA contains:
- a CDS encoding ATPase, which produces MTHPDPARQLTLTARLNTSAVDSRRGVVRLHPNAIAALGIREWDAVSLTGSRTTAAVAGLAAADTAVGTVLLDDVTLSNAGLREGTEVIVSPVTVYGARSVTLSGSTLATQSVPPVTLRQALLGKVMTVGDAVSLLPRDLGPGTSTSAASRALAAAVGISWTSELLTVTGVDPDGPVSVQPNSLVTWGAGVPAAMGTSTAGQVSISSPEIQIEELKGAQPQAAKLTEWLKLALDEPHLLQTLGAGTNLGVLVSGPAGVGKATLVRAVCDGRRLVTLDGPEIGALAAGDRVKAVASAVQAVRHEGGVLLITDADALLPAAAEPVASLILSELRTAVATAGVVLIATSARPDQLDARLRSPELCDRELGLPLPDAATRKSLLEALLNPVPTGDLNLDEIASRTPGFVVADLAALVREAALRAASRASADGRPPMLHQDDLLGALTVIRPLSRSASDEVTVGDVTLDDVGDMAAAKQALTEAVLWPLQHPDTFARLGVEPPRGVLLYGPPGCGKTFVVRALASTGQLSVHAVKGSELMDKWVGSSEKAVRELFRRARDSAPSLVFLDELDALAPRRGQSFDSGVSDRVVAALLTELDGIDPLRDVVMLGATNRPDLIDPALLRPGRLERLVFVEPPDAAARREILRTAGKSIPLSSDVDLDEVAAGLDGYSAADCVALLREAALTAMRRSIDAANVTAADLATARETVRASLDPLQVASLRKFGTKGDLRS; this is translated from the coding sequence GTGACCCACCCGGACCCGGCCCGCCAACTCACCCTTACCGCCCGGCTGAACACCTCGGCCGTCGACTCACGCCGCGGCGTCGTTCGGTTGCACCCCAATGCCATTGCTGCCCTTGGCATCCGCGAGTGGGACGCGGTGTCGCTGACCGGCTCTCGGACAACCGCCGCGGTCGCCGGCCTGGCCGCGGCAGACACCGCGGTCGGGACGGTGCTGCTCGATGACGTCACACTGTCCAATGCGGGCCTTCGCGAAGGCACCGAGGTGATCGTCAGCCCGGTCACCGTCTACGGAGCGCGATCGGTGACGCTGAGCGGTTCAACGCTGGCCACCCAGTCGGTGCCGCCGGTCACGCTGCGGCAGGCCCTACTCGGCAAGGTGATGACCGTCGGTGACGCGGTCTCGCTGCTGCCCCGCGATCTAGGCCCCGGCACATCCACGTCGGCTGCCAGCCGCGCATTGGCAGCTGCGGTCGGGATCAGTTGGACCTCGGAGCTGCTGACCGTTACCGGCGTCGACCCCGACGGGCCGGTCAGCGTGCAGCCCAACTCGCTGGTCACCTGGGGCGCTGGGGTCCCGGCCGCAATGGGTACGTCCACGGCCGGGCAAGTGAGCATCTCGAGTCCGGAGATCCAGATCGAAGAGCTCAAGGGCGCCCAGCCGCAGGCTGCCAAGCTCACCGAATGGCTCAAGCTTGCCCTCGATGAGCCGCACCTACTACAGACCTTGGGCGCCGGCACCAATTTGGGTGTGCTGGTGTCGGGTCCGGCCGGGGTGGGCAAGGCGACGCTGGTGCGCGCGGTGTGCGACGGCCGAAGGTTGGTGACACTGGATGGTCCGGAGATTGGAGCTCTGGCCGCCGGAGACCGGGTCAAAGCCGTGGCCTCGGCAGTGCAGGCGGTTCGCCATGAGGGCGGTGTGTTGCTGATCACCGATGCCGACGCCCTGCTGCCAGCCGCCGCCGAGCCGGTAGCCTCGCTGATCCTGTCCGAGCTGCGTACCGCGGTGGCCACCGCCGGTGTGGTATTGATCGCCACCTCAGCACGGCCCGATCAACTCGATGCCCGGCTGCGTTCCCCCGAGTTGTGCGACCGGGAGCTTGGCCTGCCGCTGCCCGACGCGGCCACCCGCAAATCGCTGCTGGAGGCGCTGCTGAATCCGGTTCCTACCGGAGACCTCAACCTCGACGAAATCGCCTCCCGCACACCGGGTTTCGTCGTGGCCGACCTGGCTGCGCTGGTTCGCGAGGCGGCGCTGCGGGCAGCGTCTCGAGCCAGTGCCGACGGCCGACCACCGATGCTGCACCAAGACGACCTCCTCGGTGCGTTGACCGTCATCCGGCCGCTGTCCCGCTCGGCCAGCGACGAAGTCACCGTGGGTGACGTGACGCTCGACGATGTCGGTGACATGGCCGCGGCCAAACAAGCACTGACCGAGGCGGTGCTGTGGCCGCTGCAGCACCCCGACACCTTCGCTCGGCTAGGTGTCGAACCGCCGCGCGGGGTGTTGCTGTACGGCCCGCCCGGCTGCGGCAAGACCTTTGTGGTTCGTGCCCTGGCCAGCACCGGACAGTTGAGCGTGCATGCCGTCAAAGGGTCGGAGCTGATGGACAAGTGGGTGGGCTCCTCGGAGAAGGCAGTCCGCGAGCTATTCCGGCGGGCCCGCGACTCCGCGCCGTCACTGGTGTTCCTCGACGAGCTGGACGCTCTGGCGCCACGGCGCGGTCAGAGCTTCGACTCGGGCGTCTCCGACCGGGTGGTGGCCGCGCTGCTGACTGAGCTCGACGGTATTGACCCGCTGCGGGATGTCGTCATGCTAGGCGCGACCAACCGGCCCGATCTGATAGACCCGGCGCTGCTGCGCCCGGGGCGGCTAGAACGGCTGGTGTTCGTTGAACCGCCCGACGCTGCCGCTCGCCGCGAAATCCTGCGCACCGCTGGCAAGTCGATCCCGCTGAGCTCCGACGTCGACCTGGACGAGGTGGCAGCCGGACTCGACGGTTATAGTGCCGCCGACTGTGTGGCGCTGCTGCGCGAAGCCGCGCTTACCGCGATGCGGCGTTCCATCGATGCCGCCAACGTCACCGCCGCCGACCTGGCGACCGCGCGAGAAACCGTGCGCGCGTCGCTGGATCCGCTGCAGGTGGCGTCG
- the pssA gene encoding CDP-diacylglycerol--serine O-phosphatidyltransferase (PS synthase (phosphatidylserine synthase). Belongs to the CDP-alcohol phosphatidyltransferase class-I family.), whose translation MIGKPRGRRGVNLQILPSAMTVLSICAGLTAIKFALEHQPKAAMALIAAAAILDGLDGRVARILDAQSRMGAEIDSLADAVNFGVTPALVLYVSMLSKWPVGWVVVLLYAVCVVLRLARYNALQDDGTQPAYAHEFFVGMPAPAGAVSMIGLLALKMQFGEGWWTSGWFLSFWVTGTSILLVSGIPMKKMHAVSVPPNYAAALLAVLAICAAAAVLAPYLLIWVIIIAYMCHIPFAVRSQRWLAQHPEVWDDKPKQRRAVRRASRRAHPYRPSMARLGLRKPGRRL comes from the coding sequence ATGATCGGAAAGCCCCGCGGCAGGCGAGGGGTAAACCTGCAGATACTGCCCAGCGCGATGACGGTGCTGTCCATTTGCGCGGGACTGACCGCAATCAAGTTTGCGCTCGAGCACCAGCCGAAGGCCGCGATGGCACTGATCGCCGCAGCGGCCATCCTCGACGGGCTCGACGGCCGGGTGGCCCGCATCCTGGATGCCCAGTCGCGGATGGGCGCAGAGATCGACTCACTGGCCGACGCGGTGAACTTCGGAGTGACACCCGCGCTGGTGCTTTACGTGTCGATGTTGTCGAAGTGGCCGGTCGGTTGGGTGGTCGTGCTGCTCTACGCGGTGTGCGTGGTATTACGGCTGGCGCGGTACAACGCACTGCAGGACGACGGAACCCAGCCCGCCTACGCGCATGAATTCTTCGTCGGAATGCCCGCGCCGGCGGGCGCGGTTTCCATGATCGGCCTGCTAGCCCTCAAAATGCAGTTCGGCGAAGGATGGTGGACCTCGGGCTGGTTCCTCAGCTTTTGGGTGACGGGAACGTCGATACTCTTGGTCAGCGGGATCCCGATGAAAAAGATGCACGCCGTGTCGGTACCACCCAACTACGCGGCCGCCCTGCTGGCGGTGCTGGCTATCTGCGCGGCGGCCGCAGTCCTGGCCCCCTACTTGTTGATCTGGGTGATCATCATCGCCTACATGTGCCATATTCCTTTCGCGGTGCGCAGCCAGCGCTGGCTTGCCCAACACCCTGAGGTGTGGGACGACAAGCCCAAGCAACGGCGCGCGGTGCGGCGCGCGAGCCGCCGGGCGCATCCCTACCGGCCGTCGATGGCGCGGCTGGGCCTGCGCAAGCCGGGTCGACGGCTGTGA
- the psd gene encoding phosphatidylserine decarboxylase, producing MARRPRPDGPQHLLALVRSAVPPVHPAGRPFIAAGLAIAAVGHRYRWLRGTGLLAAAACAGFFRHPQRVPPTRPAAIVAPADGVICAIDSAAPPAELSMGDTPLPRVSIFLSILDAHVQRAPVSGEVIAVQHRPGRFGSADLPEASDDNERTSVRIRMPNGAEVVAVQIAGLVARRIVCDAHVGDKLAIGDTYGLIRFGSRLDTYLPAGAEPIVNVGQRAVAGETVLAECR from the coding sequence GTGGCCAGACGCCCCCGCCCCGACGGCCCGCAACATCTGCTCGCCCTGGTGCGGTCCGCCGTTCCACCGGTTCATCCGGCCGGGCGGCCGTTCATTGCCGCCGGCCTTGCGATTGCGGCCGTCGGACACCGCTACCGGTGGTTGCGCGGCACGGGTCTGCTGGCGGCCGCTGCCTGCGCGGGCTTCTTCCGGCACCCGCAGCGGGTACCGCCCACCAGGCCGGCTGCCATTGTCGCGCCCGCCGACGGCGTGATCTGCGCGATCGACTCAGCGGCCCCACCGGCCGAACTCAGCATGGGTGACACGCCGTTACCGCGAGTCAGCATCTTCCTGTCGATATTGGACGCCCACGTGCAACGTGCCCCGGTGAGCGGGGAAGTGATCGCCGTGCAACACCGGCCGGGCCGGTTCGGGTCGGCCGACCTACCGGAGGCGAGCGACGACAACGAGCGCACCAGTGTGCGGATCCGCATGCCCAACGGCGCCGAGGTGGTCGCGGTGCAGATCGCCGGGCTGGTGGCGCGCCGCATTGTGTGCGACGCACACGTCGGAGACAAGCTGGCCATCGGTGACACCTACGGCCTGATCCGGTTCGGCTCCCGGCTGGATACCTACCTGCCAGCGGGCGCAGAGCCGATCGTCAACGTCGGCCAGCGCGCGGTCGCCGGCGAGACCGTGCTGGCCGAATGTCGATGA
- the moeA2 gene encoding molybdopterin molybdenumtransferase (molybdopterin biosynthesis protein MoeA), producing MRSVQEHQRVVAEMMRACRPITVPLTQAQGLVLGGDVVAPLSLPVFDNSAMDGYAVRAEDTSGATPQNPVMLPVAEDIPAGRADMLTLQPVTAHRIMTGAPVPTGATAIVPVEATDGGVDSVAIRQQATPGKHIRRSGEDVAAGTTVLHNGQIVTPAVLGLAAALGLAELPVLPRQRVLVISTGSELASPGTPLQPGQIYESNSIMLAAAVRDAGAAVVATATAGDDVAQFGAILDRYAVDADLIITSGGVSAGAYEVVKDAFGSADYRGGDHGVEFVKVAMQPGMPQGVGRVAGTPIVTLPGNPVSALVSFEVFIRPPLRMAMGLPDPYRPHRSAVLTASLTSPRGKRQFRRAILDHQAGTVISYGPPASHHLRWLASANGLLDIPEDVVEVAAGTQLQVWDLT from the coding sequence GTGCGGTCAGTCCAGGAGCATCAACGTGTCGTAGCGGAGATGATGCGCGCCTGTCGCCCGATTACGGTTCCGCTGACCCAGGCTCAAGGTCTGGTCCTGGGCGGCGACGTGGTCGCACCGCTGTCGCTGCCGGTTTTCGACAACTCCGCAATGGATGGCTATGCGGTGCGCGCCGAAGACACCTCAGGTGCCACACCGCAAAATCCGGTGATGTTGCCGGTCGCCGAGGACATTCCCGCCGGGCGCGCCGACATGCTGACGCTGCAGCCTGTGACTGCGCACCGGATCATGACCGGTGCGCCAGTGCCCACCGGTGCGACGGCGATCGTGCCGGTCGAAGCCACCGACGGCGGCGTCGATTCGGTGGCGATCCGCCAACAGGCCACCCCAGGCAAGCACATCCGACGGTCGGGCGAAGACGTCGCCGCCGGTACCACGGTGCTGCACAACGGCCAGATCGTGACCCCGGCGGTGCTCGGCCTGGCCGCCGCGCTGGGTTTGGCCGAGCTGCCGGTGCTCCCCCGTCAGCGGGTGCTGGTGATCTCCACAGGGTCGGAGCTGGCGTCGCCAGGCACGCCCCTACAACCGGGTCAGATCTACGAGTCCAACTCGATCATGCTGGCCGCTGCCGTCCGCGATGCGGGCGCCGCTGTGGTCGCCACCGCAACCGCCGGCGACGACGTCGCGCAGTTCGGCGCGATCCTTGACCGGTACGCGGTGGACGCCGACCTGATCATCACCAGCGGCGGTGTCAGTGCCGGAGCCTACGAGGTGGTCAAAGACGCGTTCGGCAGCGCTGACTACCGGGGAGGCGACCACGGTGTCGAATTCGTCAAGGTGGCGATGCAACCCGGAATGCCCCAGGGCGTCGGGCGGGTGGCAGGTACGCCGATCGTCACCCTTCCCGGCAACCCGGTCAGCGCGCTGGTGTCCTTCGAGGTGTTCATCCGTCCCCCGCTGCGCATGGCCATGGGCCTGCCGGATCCGTACCGGCCGCACCGAAGCGCGGTACTCACCGCGAGCCTGACATCGCCGCGCGGCAAACGTCAGTTCCGACGCGCAATACTCGATCACCAGGCAGGCACGGTCATCAGCTACGGCCCACCGGCGTCGCACCATTTGCGTTGGTTGGCATCGGCCAACGGACTTCTGGACATCCCGGAGGACGTCGTGGAGGTGGCTGCCGGAACGCAGCTGCAAGTCTGGGACTTGACCTAA
- a CDS encoding dehydrogenase/reductase has product MTANDNKTRKWSAADVPDQSGRVVVVTGANTGIGYHTAAVFADRGAHVVLAVRNLEKGNAARARIMAARPGAHVTLQQLDLCSLDSVRAAADALRTAYPRIDVLINNAGVMWTPKQVTKDGFELQFGTNHLGHFALTGLVLDHMLPVPGSRVVTVSSQGHRIHAAIHFDDLQWERRYNRVAAYGQAKLANLLFTYELQRRLGEAGKSTIAVAAHPGGSNTELTRNLPRLIRPVATVLGPLLFQSPEMGALPTLRAATDPTTQGGQYYGPDGFGEQRGHPKVVQSSAQSHDKDLQRRLWTVSEELTGVSFGV; this is encoded by the coding sequence ATGACCGCCAACGACAACAAGACCCGTAAATGGTCGGCCGCAGACGTCCCCGATCAAAGCGGGCGCGTCGTTGTGGTCACCGGCGCCAACACCGGCATCGGCTACCACACCGCCGCCGTGTTTGCCGACCGCGGTGCACACGTAGTGTTGGCCGTCCGCAATCTCGAGAAGGGCAACGCCGCCCGGGCCCGCATCATGGCCGCCCGCCCAGGCGCCCACGTCACGCTGCAGCAACTCGATCTGTGCTCGCTGGACTCGGTGCGCGCAGCCGCCGACGCGTTACGCACGGCCTATCCGCGCATCGACGTGCTAATCAATAACGCCGGCGTGATGTGGACGCCGAAGCAGGTCACCAAGGACGGTTTCGAGCTGCAGTTCGGTACCAACCATCTCGGTCATTTCGCACTAACCGGACTGGTACTCGACCACATGCTGCCGGTACCCGGTTCGCGGGTGGTGACCGTCAGCAGCCAGGGCCACCGGATTCACGCTGCCATCCACTTCGACGACTTGCAGTGGGAACGCCGTTACAACCGCGTCGCCGCCTACGGACAAGCCAAACTGGCTAATCTGCTGTTCACCTACGAGCTGCAACGCCGGCTGGGCGAAGCGGGCAAATCCACCATCGCCGTCGCCGCTCACCCTGGCGGCTCCAACACCGAGCTGACTCGCAACCTGCCGCGACTTATCCGGCCCGTCGCTACCGTGCTCGGGCCGTTGCTTTTCCAAAGCCCAGAGATGGGCGCCCTGCCAACACTGCGTGCCGCCACCGATCCGACCACGCAGGGCGGGCAATACTACGGCCCGGACGGGTTCGGCGAGCAGCGCGGTCACCCGAAGGTGGTCCAATCCAGCGCGCAGTCCCACGACAAAGATCTGCAGCGCCGCCTCTGGACCGTCTCCGAAGAACTCACCGGCGTCAGCTTCGGAGTCTGA
- the groEL2 gene encoding molecular chaperone GroEL (60 kDa chaperonin 2 GroEL2 (protein CPN60-2) (GroEL protein 2) (65 kDa antigen) (heat shock protein 65) (cell wall protein A) (antigen A). Purified 65 kDa antigen can elicit a strong delayed-type hypersensitivity reaction in experimental animals infected with M. tuberculosis. This protein is one of the major immunoreactive proteins of the mycobacteria. This antigen contains epitopes that are common to various species of mycobacteria.) produces the protein MAKTIAYDEEARRGLERGLNALADAVKVTLGPKGRNVVLEKKWGAPTITNDGVSIAKEIELEDPYEKIGAELVKEVAKKTDDVAGDGTTTATVLAQALVREGLRNVAAGANPLGLKRGIEKAVEKVTETLLKGAKEVETKEQIAATAAISAGDQSIGDLIAEAMDKVGNEGVITVEESNTFGLQLELTEGMRFDKGYISGYFVTDPERQEAVLEDPYILLVSSKVSTVKDLLPLLEKVIGAGKPLLIIAEDVEGEALSTLVVNKIRGTFKSVAVKAPGFGDRRKAMLQDMAILTGGQVISEEVGLTLENADLSLLGKARKVVVTKDETTIVEGAGDTDAIAGRVAQIRQEIENSDSDYDREKLQERLAKLAGGVAVIKAGAATEVELKERKHRIEDAVRNAKAAVEEGIVAGGGVTLLQAAPTLDELKLEGDEATGANIVKVALEAPLKQIAFNSGLEPGVVAEKVRNLPAGHGLNAQTGVYEDLLAAGVADPVKVTRSALQNAASIAGLFLTTEAVVADKPEKEKASVPGGGDMGGMDF, from the coding sequence ATGGCCAAGACAATTGCGTACGACGAAGAGGCCCGTCGCGGCCTCGAGCGGGGCTTGAACGCCCTCGCCGATGCGGTAAAGGTGACATTGGGCCCCAAGGGCCGCAACGTCGTCCTGGAAAAGAAGTGGGGTGCCCCCACGATCACCAACGATGGTGTGTCCATCGCCAAGGAGATCGAGCTGGAGGATCCGTACGAGAAGATCGGCGCCGAGCTGGTCAAAGAGGTAGCCAAGAAGACCGATGACGTCGCCGGTGACGGCACCACGACGGCCACCGTGCTGGCCCAGGCGTTGGTTCGCGAGGGCCTGCGCAACGTCGCGGCCGGCGCCAACCCGCTCGGTCTCAAACGCGGCATCGAAAAGGCCGTGGAGAAGGTCACCGAGACCCTGCTCAAGGGCGCCAAGGAGGTCGAGACCAAGGAGCAGATTGCGGCCACCGCAGCGATTTCGGCGGGTGACCAGTCCATCGGTGACCTGATCGCCGAGGCGATGGACAAGGTGGGCAACGAGGGCGTCATCACCGTCGAGGAGTCCAACACCTTTGGGCTGCAGCTCGAGCTCACCGAGGGTATGCGGTTCGACAAGGGCTACATCTCGGGGTACTTCGTGACCGACCCGGAGCGTCAGGAGGCGGTCCTGGAGGACCCCTACATCCTGCTGGTCAGCTCCAAGGTGTCCACTGTCAAGGATCTGCTGCCGCTGCTCGAGAAGGTCATCGGAGCCGGTAAGCCGCTGCTGATCATCGCCGAGGACGTCGAGGGCGAGGCGCTGTCCACCCTGGTCGTCAACAAGATCCGCGGCACCTTCAAGTCGGTGGCGGTCAAGGCTCCCGGCTTCGGCGACCGCCGCAAGGCGATGCTGCAGGATATGGCCATTCTCACCGGTGGTCAGGTGATCAGCGAAGAGGTCGGCCTGACGCTGGAGAACGCCGACCTGTCGCTGCTAGGCAAGGCCCGCAAGGTCGTGGTCACCAAGGACGAGACCACCATCGTCGAGGGCGCCGGTGACACCGACGCCATCGCCGGACGAGTGGCCCAGATCCGCCAGGAGATCGAGAACAGCGACTCCGACTACGACCGTGAGAAGCTGCAGGAGCGGCTGGCCAAGCTGGCCGGTGGTGTCGCGGTGATCAAGGCCGGTGCCGCCACCGAGGTCGAACTCAAGGAGCGCAAGCACCGCATCGAGGATGCGGTTCGCAATGCCAAGGCCGCCGTCGAGGAGGGCATCGTCGCCGGTGGGGGTGTGACGCTGTTGCAAGCGGCCCCGACCCTGGACGAGCTGAAGCTCGAAGGCGACGAGGCGACCGGCGCCAACATCGTGAAGGTGGCGCTGGAGGCCCCGCTGAAGCAGATCGCCTTCAACTCCGGGCTGGAGCCGGGCGTGGTGGCCGAGAAGGTGCGCAACCTGCCGGCTGGCCACGGACTGAACGCTCAGACCGGTGTCTACGAGGATCTGCTCGCTGCCGGCGTTGCTGACCCGGTCAAGGTGACCCGTTCGGCGCTGCAGAATGCGGCGTCCATCGCGGGGCTGTTCCTGACCACCGAGGCCGTCGTTGCCGACAAGCCGGAAAAGGAGAAGGCTTCCGTTCCCGGTGGCGGCGACATGGGTGGCATGGATTTCTGA
- the PPE10 gene encoding PPE family protein PPE10, with translation MTSPHFAWLPPEINSALMFAGPGSGPLIAAATAWGELAEELLASIASLGSVTSELTSGAWLGPSAAAMMAVATQYLAWLSTAAAQAEQAAAQAMAIATAFEAALAATVQPAVVAANRGLMQLLAATNWFGQNAPALMDVEAAYEQMWALDVAAMAGYHFDASAAVAQLAPWQQVLRNLGIDIGKNGQINLGFGNTGSGNIGNNNIGNNNIGSGNTGTGNIGSGNTGSGNLGLGNLGDGNIGFGNTGSGNIGFGITGDHQMGFGGFNSGSGNIGFGNSGTGNVGLFNSGSGNIGIGNSGSLNSGIGTSGTINAGLGSAGSLNTSFWNAGMQNAALGSAAGSEAALVSSAGYATGGMSTAALSSGILASALGSTGGLQHGLANVLNSGLTNTPVAAPASAPVGGLDSGNPNPGSGSAAAGSGANPGLRSPGTSYPSFVNSGSNDSGLRNTAVREPSTPGSGIPKSNFYPSPDRESAYASPRIGQPVGSE, from the coding sequence GTGACAAGCCCGCATTTTGCGTGGTTGCCGCCAGAGATCAATTCGGCACTGATGTTTGCCGGTCCCGGGTCGGGACCGCTAATTGCTGCGGCCACCGCCTGGGGCGAGCTGGCCGAAGAATTGCTCGCGTCAATAGCGTCGCTTGGCTCCGTCACATCCGAACTGACTAGTGGCGCCTGGCTGGGTCCGTCCGCGGCGGCGATGATGGCCGTCGCAACCCAGTACCTAGCCTGGCTCAGCACGGCGGCAGCGCAGGCGGAACAAGCGGCCGCACAGGCCATGGCAATAGCGACCGCGTTCGAGGCGGCGCTGGCGGCCACCGTGCAGCCGGCAGTGGTAGCGGCCAATCGTGGCCTGATGCAGCTGCTGGCAGCTACGAACTGGTTTGGGCAGAATGCTCCGGCGCTCATGGACGTCGAGGCGGCATACGAGCAAATGTGGGCATTGGACGTGGCGGCGATGGCTGGTTACCACTTCGATGCGTCTGCGGCCGTCGCACAACTGGCGCCCTGGCAGCAGGTCTTGCGGAACCTCGGCATCGACATCGGCAAGAACGGCCAGATCAATCTGGGCTTCGGCAACACCGGCAGCGGCAACATCGGCAACAACAACATCGGCAACAACAACATCGGCAGCGGCAACACCGGCACCGGCAACATCGGCAGCGGCAACACCGGCAGCGGCAACCTGGGCCTCGGCAACCTCGGCGACGGGAATATCGGCTTCGGCAACACCGGTAGCGGGAATATCGGGTTCGGGATCACCGGTGATCACCAGATGGGTTTCGGCGGCTTCAACTCGGGTAGCGGCAACATCGGCTTCGGGAACTCGGGCACCGGCAACGTCGGCTTATTCAACTCCGGCAGCGGAAACATCGGCATCGGGAATTCGGGCTCCCTGAACAGCGGCATCGGGACCTCGGGGACAATCAACGCGGGCCTCGGCAGCGCAGGCAGCCTCAACACCAGCTTCTGGAACGCGGGGATGCAAAACGCCGCCTTAGGAAGCGCGGCTGGCTCGGAGGCGGCCTTGGTCAGCTCCGCCGGCTACGCCACCGGCGGCATGAGCACGGCGGCTTTGAGTTCGGGCATCCTCGCCTCCGCCCTCGGATCAACGGGCGGTCTCCAACACGGCCTGGCGAACGTCCTCAACTCGGGCCTGACCAACACGCCCGTCGCCGCCCCGGCCAGTGCTCCTGTTGGCGGCCTGGACTCAGGCAACCCGAACCCCGGTAGCGGCAGTGCCGCGGCTGGCTCGGGCGCAAACCCGGGCCTTAGAAGCCCTGGCACCAGCTACCCGAGCTTCGTCAACTCGGGCAGCAACGACTCGGGCTTGCGGAATACCGCCGTGCGTGAGCCGAGTACCCCCGGCTCCGGCATCCCCAAGTCGAACTTCTACCCGAGCCCCGACCGCGAATCCGCCTACGCCAGCCCGCGGATCGGGCAGCCGGTCGGTTCGGAGTAA
- the rskA gene encoding anti-sigma-K factor RskA — MTEHTDFELLELATPYALNAVSDDERADIDRRVAAAPSPVAAAFNDEVRAVRETMAVVSAATTAEPPAHLRTAILDATKPEVRRQSRWRTAAFASAAAIAVGLGAFGLGVLTRPSPPPTVAEQVLTAPDVRTVSRPLGAGTATVVFSRDRNTGLLVMNNVAPPSRGTVYQMWLLGGAKGPRSAGTMGTAAVTPSTTATLTDLGASTALAFTVEPGTGSPQPTGTILAELPLG, encoded by the coding sequence ATGACTGAACATACCGATTTTGAGCTGCTCGAGCTGGCTACCCCGTATGCCCTGAACGCTGTGTCCGACGATGAACGAGCCGACATCGACCGACGGGTGGCCGCCGCGCCCTCGCCGGTAGCCGCGGCTTTCAACGACGAAGTTCGAGCCGTCCGCGAGACGATGGCCGTCGTCTCGGCGGCCACCACCGCCGAGCCGCCAGCACATCTGCGGACGGCCATCCTGGATGCGACCAAGCCCGAGGTTAGGCGCCAATCACGCTGGCGTACGGCAGCCTTTGCGTCCGCAGCGGCGATCGCTGTGGGGCTGGGGGCGTTCGGCCTGGGGGTGCTGACCCGGCCATCGCCACCCCCCACCGTGGCCGAGCAAGTTCTGACGGCGCCGGACGTACGGACGGTCTCTCGCCCACTGGGCGCCGGGACGGCCACGGTGGTGTTCTCCCGCGACCGCAACACAGGTCTGCTGGTGATGAACAATGTGGCGCCACCATCCCGGGGAACCGTGTATCAGATGTGGCTGCTGGGAGGGGCCAAAGGGCCGAGGTCGGCGGGGACGATGGGCACCGCGGCGGTGACGCCCTCGACGACGGCGACGCTGACCGATCTCGGAGCCTCGACCGCACTGGCATTCACCGTCGAACCCGGCACCGGATCACCACAGCCCACCGGTACCATCTTGGCCGAGCTGCCGCTCGGGTGA
- the sigK gene encoding ECF RNA polymerase sigma factor SigK — protein MTGPPRLSSDLDALLRRVAGHDQAAFAEFYDHTKSRVYGLVMRVLRDTGYSEETTQEIYLEVWRNASEFDSAKGSALAWLLTMAHRRAVDRVRCEQAGNQREVRYGAANVDPASDVVADLAIAGDERRRVTECLKALTDTQRQCIELAYYGGLTYVEVSRRLAANLSTIKSRMRDALRSLRNCLDVS, from the coding sequence ATGACCGGACCGCCACGGCTGAGCAGCGACCTGGACGCCCTGTTGCGCCGGGTCGCTGGTCACGACCAGGCCGCATTCGCCGAATTCTACGACCACACCAAGTCGCGGGTGTATGGACTGGTGATGCGGGTGCTGCGTGATACCGGCTACAGCGAAGAAACCACCCAGGAGATCTATCTTGAGGTGTGGCGGAACGCGTCGGAGTTTGACTCCGCCAAAGGTTCCGCGTTGGCCTGGCTTTTGACCATGGCCCACCGGCGCGCTGTCGACCGAGTCCGTTGCGAGCAAGCCGGCAACCAGCGGGAAGTGCGCTATGGTGCGGCCAACGTCGATCCCGCGAGTGACGTCGTCGCCGACCTGGCGATCGCCGGTGATGAGCGGCGCCGGGTGACCGAGTGCCTCAAGGCGTTGACCGACACGCAGCGGCAGTGCATCGAACTGGCCTACTACGGCGGGCTGACGTATGTCGAAGTTTCGCGGCGGTTAGCGGCCAATCTGTCGACCATCAAATCCCGCATGCGCGACGCCCTGCGCAGCCTGCGCAACTGCCTGGACGTGTCATGA